One Primulina eburnea isolate SZY01 chromosome 4, ASM2296580v1, whole genome shotgun sequence genomic window, TATTAAAAGTTCTTTTCTGCTGTGTTTGTATCAgggaatttttttaatatttgtataCATTTATTTTCTTCACTTAGTAATTTGAATATGGCACGTTGAAATTAACCAAAATCATCAATCCTGATGTTCTCTCTATAGGATTGTTAAATCATGCTGTATTATTTCAGAAATCAGAATCGTGATATGATGTAAATGGATTTTAAATCCATAAAATTATCGTTTGACCCacacaaatggttgaattttcgGTTTCAAGATTCTGATTGAGAACATGTTGTATTATCATTGTAGTGAATTTGGTGATGGATAATATAGCTAACAGGCCGAGGGGCTTTGCATTCTTAAGATATGCCACGGCAGAGGAGTCTGAGAAAGCCATTGAAGGTATGCACGGAAAGGTTAAGTGGCCTTTTCACACAAATGTAAAAAAGTCTAGATTGCAGATTGGAAGATCTCTCTTTAACACTGAGATTTCAGGATAAAAAAGCAGAGATCTAAATGCAAAAAAACCTTTCATCCAAGTTAGTTTCACGAAATTCTTCAttgcaaatcaaatcacattGGTTGTAACAAAATTTTCTAGAGAAATAGATGTCATGTTGTTCGAATGAATTATACTCGTGTTATTGttcatttcaaaaaaattctcTGGTTCTGAATTGGCCTCCCAACGTCCTTGCAGTTTATCGATGGCCGAGTAATCTTTGTCGAGGTAGCAAAATCCGGAAGCGGGCTACAGCAAGGGCTTAAGCAGAAACCTGGAGAGAGATGGAGCGATCCTTCTCAATAGCATGTGGAAAAAAAATCTCTGCGAGGCAATTTCTACTCCGGTTGCGTTAGGCACGCTTGGTGATAAATGTAATTCGACCAAGATTTTAGTTCTCTGTTTTGCCAAAAGCAGCCGATTCTTGGTTACCAAGCTAAATTGACATACCGAGAGCACGGGTTTTACCTGACAATTTCACCCAGCTTGTTGAACAGTGAATGTTGAATTGTATACATTTACCAATCCACTTAACGGTGCTGAATCTCAACGTTGACGTAGCCACATTCAAttgtattttctttaaaaaacaaaacataTATATTATCTACAACATTGTCGGAGGAACCACGATATCAATGAATATATCTCCGACTACAATCTCTCGATATGATAAGGGGTGGTGTGCGACTCATGCATTGTTATCGTGGTAAGATACCATAGAATGAATTCAGGAAATGGAAAATATATATACCAAGAAACAGCATGTGCAGTAAAACTTTAGTGCGAACTTATCTTTTTAACAGCGTCTGGTGTTAAAAAATCAGAAATGGAAATGTCTTGGTTGCTAAGGAAACAATTAATGTGTGTAATTCCTGATAATACATCGACCAAGAGTCGAGTTGTAACTTAGCAGCAGCAATTGACAGGGCTGTTTAACACCATCGGCATTAGCTAACACATGGTTCAGATTTCTTTACAAGAATGGCTGGCAACTGAAAAGGTTCATAATTATGAAGTTCCACAAAAAATAAACAATTTATTTGGTTAGAAAGGTTCCAAGACCCGGGGTTACCATATAGAATCAGCTATGAGCAAACACGAGCTCGTCGACTCTCTCGTTCTTGAAGAAACGACATGGCTGACTTGTCTTCCCTCTCTGCTAAACACCGCTTATAGGGAACGAAACCCTTCAAGCATTCCGTTTTAGTAGAATTTGATTCACGATCTGACTGGCGGGATACCTCACTGATTGACCCATGGTTTGAACCAGATAAAGACTCTTTCTTTTGAAGATCTTCTTCTTTGAAGGCTTCGGCACACAGAGGATTTCCAGCCTTTTCTGCTGCCTTTAGCTTACATGAAGTGAGATGATTGTGGACCAGCGTTTGATACCAGTACCACCAAGACAATCCAAAAACGTTCTCCATGTGGCTAGAAACGCTCTTCAACAAATGTGTTGGTAAACTGAAGGGAGTCAGCGCACTTGGGACAAATTCAGACTTGTGCGCATGGAAGTTCTGAAAGAGCTTCTCGCTGTTGTTTTCCGGggtcacatccataggatcAAGTGGTAAAGATTTAGAGTTCTCAATAAGTTGTAAAGACTGTCTTGACAGATCTCTCACAAGAACGGTCTTTCCAAATAGTTTAATACTAGCACAAGATTCTTCAGTAGATGGATTATCCGTGGAAAACACAGTTGTTTGAGAAGCCAACTCGAATTTCTACATGCCCGTAAagggaaaaacaaaaaaaaaattgtcaaaATCGAAGTAAGAGTTATCAGCTGAATTTATTGGCAGCATAAACGAATAAGTAAGATACCATTGTGGAGTTATCAACGGGGACTGTAATAGAGGATGCTTTCACAGAGTGATTAAAATCATCATCTTCTTTGGAAGCTAGGACAGATGTCACAAATTCATTATCATTCTCAGCTGCCATGAATTTGGCAGAACGTGCATCAGTAGCACATGAAGCTGGAGAAACACGAGCTTTATGAACCTCAGGATCCGAACAAACTGTTGACAAAACTGAGGTTGGAGAGAGATTCTCTCTGTTGGCAAAAGAACCATCTGAAGAAGGCGATCTTACAGGTTGAGGTGAAACCAGAGATTCTGCTGTAACGGAATCAGCTTTACGAGGGTAAGGATGGAGGGGTTTCTTTTTGGGCCGTGGAGGAGGGATCTCATTTGGATTGAAATGTCTCTCGCCATCTATGCTTGAATCCCGAGTTACCTGAGGTTAAAGAAGGTAAAATATAAGATTGTGTAAATTGTATGAAATAAAAGAAAGTAGTTAAACAAACTATTCATATTGGTTCCAATGCTGTCTTTGATCATCTGTCCGAACACCGTGCATAAAAGCAGAAGCAAACTTAAAACATGTAAATGATATTTGTTTACAATAGCACACCTTGGTAAAGAACTTTTGGGCATGACTGCGGATTTGAATGGCAGTCTTGGTGCCCACGTGTTCTGCAGAATGAAATGAATGACTAAAATACTTCAATAATACTTACAACAGCAAGTATAGCAAAACTTAAGACTTCCATGGGAGCCAAATTATCATATCTACCACTCACCTTCTATTTGACGCCAGGCACGACCGTATAGCTTCAAAGCTTCAAGAAACCTTTGATGTTCCTCCTCGGTCCATTTCTCTCGCTGTTTCGTTATCGTATATGGTTTTCTCACCTAATACATATCATAAACACGTATATTATGATCAGTAGCCAAACAATGAGCCCGAGTCATCTCACTCATAAAAGTCACTTGATAAAATCACAAAAAGGAGAGACGGACACCTTTGGTGGATCGCCTTTTCCATTAAATAGCAAGGCCTTAGATTGGCCAGCCGCGGGTTCCAGCTGTGAGCTAACCATAAGAGAGGCATCCTGCAGTATGACAGTCAGAACTAAATGAGAAAATCTTGATCTGAGTTCTGATAAAATACAACATTTGGAAGACTTCAAGCCACCCTTCTCCCTTGTGGTTTACCGATCAATCACAGTTCACTAGATATACGTGTTTTCAAGAATTGATAAAAAGCTCGTTCAGATCACTGGACTATGAAATTTCTACCAAGTACACGCCATCTTCCATTCATTCATTTAGATCTTGGTAGCAGAACTCTTTCTCAACATAAATACAGACGCACAACTCATCTAACTTCTGTCAATTCAGCAAATAGAATTTTATTTGTGGGAAAATCGTTAATTCAACAACAACCAATTATCCAAGTAGTATAACAGTTCGATCTGAAGACATATAAGTCGAAGGAaaaaaaaacgagttttcaAAATTAAAGCGCCAAATCCACACATAATATCCTCGAATGGTTGACAAGGACAGTATGATCCAAACACTTGATTCATCACATCCCTCATACAGTTGCCTTATTCTCATTTACACTTTATCCAGAGCATAATATTCTGCGTCAGCTTCAAGCTCACACATGTAGCTCGAGCGTGAACACAGATCAATAACGAATCAGTTCACTAGTTCATCAAGTAAATGCAAATAAAACCATAAATCAACAGCAAAATGGCTCAACAATTACAAACCCAAGAAAAGAGAATAACCCGTTCCAAAGAAAGAACATACCTTAGTTTCAGAAACCATGGTTCCAATAAAACCGCGGCTAATAACAAAAGAGGAGAAAGATGGCAAAAGATAAAGGCTGCAGCTTTATCCCTTCAATATCAAGAAAACCTCCCACACTTCACTTCTCAGCTCTATTCATAACTCGAGAAGTGTAAAGGAggaaaaaataaagaaacatATATGAAAAAAGAACCCAAGAAATGAAACAGACGGAGGGATCAGGTCCAGATGGGTTGCTGATGAATAAATGGAGTATAAATTTAGAGATAGTCGGGTGGAAAAACAACTACAGGGTACTCCACAACGGAATTTTTCTCgattaaatttttactttttgtgcgaaaaattaataataaaatatgaatgGAAGGGTCGAGATAGGAGCAGGAAGGGCGAATGGTGGGGACAGGGATTATTTTGTGGCTGAGATTAAGTGGGCCTTTGACACGTGTCCTTTGTGTGCACTGTCTCCTATCTTTTTCTCATCTTGCAAGATGCCTTCTTCGTTGCCTGGATTCTTTctttttttgagattttattttattttattttttgtgtaAGATTTACATATGAGTAGAAAAACGCCCGATTGGTTAAGGCTAAGCCATTAGATATTATATTACATATTAAATTAGTTGATTTCCTACTTTTAGTCATGTTTACCGCTTCCTCTAGATCGGTACTTTAATTTTCTTTGTGACTGTATGAAGACAAAAAGTTATGTGAACCGGTCTCACgcgtcgtattttgtgagatggatatcttatttggtcaaccatgaaaaaatattactttttatgctaagaatattattttttaattgtgaatatcggtaggattgacacgttattcgtgagaccgtctcacaagatacctatTCGTATATGAAAAGCTCAGATCGAAACCAATACCGAAACCGAAGTCGAGAATTTATTCCGAAATCGAATATATGTGAAactattaaataatattaagtttTCATCCTGAAATATTCATAGATAATTTGGTTTATATAATTCAATTTACTTggtttatataaattaaatatagaccacatttttatttttaatagaaaaaaatatgtcctaatcgtgACTATCTTAAATTTTTCTATATATCTTTAATTTCTGCAGTTTCGTTTCTGGCAAATGATCCAAGTAAGGCCAAAGAATTGTTTATTATAATATTGGAGGAAAGATGTGAACCAACCAACAAGGACAAAGAAAATATacattaattttttgtaataataataatagacaACAACAATATCTTATCCTCCCATTGAGGCCAGCGGGACAGATCTTGTGATTCGCTTTGCTTGGTAACAGTTCCACTGATTCATTGTGTGGTCACAAATGCATCTCCTATTTTTGaccaaattatttatatatatataaaatgagGGAAAGATTTATGTGTGGTTGTGGCTGATTTACTTAAGGATGACAATGGACTCCGTCTCAAATCAAAAGTGAGTCTCATGTTAGATTGTCTCATAAATATAattcgtgaaatcgtctcacataagtttttgctcaAATTAAATATGTCCAGTCGAAGCGGGTTTAGACGGGATAAAGACAGATCCCAAGTGGATCTGGAGCAGGTCCCGATTTAGCCGTACCtgcaaatatatattattaatactataattacatttttttatatgaaaaatacataatttataaataattttattttataataggttgattttttttattataaaatatttaatatgtcAATATATAATTAgacattttgtttttttaaattagtaattaaataattaatttttaaaatgtttattttgtatttttaaaaaaaaggttAACGGGTGCAGAGGGGCGAGGTCGGACGGGACGTGTCTCAGATTTTATCAAACTCGTCCCGTTATTATCCCAAGATCAAGATTTACTACTTCAAATGTATATATAAAAGTGAACATTTATTAATAcatgaaaaattttcttaatattTATCAAAACATATGAGTTCGATACACCTTTGAGATACTGCTACAGTGTGACATTTTTCCGATTTAGTTAATTACGTCTTAATTTTGACTCATAATTAAATTCGAACCAAAAAATTTACACAAAAACTCAATTTGAGAACAATTAATGTTTTTTACAAAATTCAGCAACACTCGATTGAGCATCCAAACACAAGTAGTTTCGGCTCAATTCCATTTATTTGAGGCCTTAACTTTTatataaatgaaaaaaaatcaaaggAATAGAGGGCCAATTTAATCTAGTTTAATGAAACATATAGTTTTTCGAAGAGAGAGTTCAGTCAGATCCTCCATCTACAAGAAGATTCACAAACAAATGCACAATTTGCTAAGATACCCATCACTACGTTTTCTTCATAAAAAATATGGGAGAATATTGCTTACCAGTCCAAGTACTTGAATTGGCCTCAACAGAATGTTTCTATTCATACAACAAATGCTTGTATCCAGAAATAGAATCTCACATAACATTCACATGTTACCAAACTATCAAAGCCTTCCACTTAGTACGTACAAAGAAATGAAACAATTTAATCAACGCTTGAAA contains:
- the LOC140830341 gene encoding organelle RRM domain-containing protein 6, chloroplastic-like is translated as MVVFGNVISQLQRISHLGRSSSASRTHFTPSTKLFVSGLSFRTTEESLRNAFQNFGELIEVNLVMDNIANRPRGFAFLRYATAEESEKAIEGMHGKFIDGRVIFVEVAKSGSGLQQGLKQKPGERWSDPSQ
- the LOC140829384 gene encoding protein REVEILLE 7-like, whose translation is MVSETKDASLMVSSQLEPAAGQSKALLFNGKGDPPKVRKPYTITKQREKWTEEEHQRFLEALKLYGRAWRQIEEHVGTKTAIQIRSHAQKFFTKVTRDSSIDGERHFNPNEIPPPRPKKKPLHPYPRKADSVTAESLVSPQPVRSPSSDGSFANRENLSPTSVLSTVCSDPEVHKARVSPASCATDARSAKFMAAENDNEFVTSVLASKEDDDFNHSVKASSITVPVDNSTMKFELASQTTVFSTDNPSTEESCASIKLFGKTVLVRDLSRQSLQLIENSKSLPLDPMDVTPENNSEKLFQNFHAHKSEFVPSALTPFSLPTHLLKSVSSHMENVFGLSWWYWYQTLVHNHLTSCKLKAAEKAGNPLCAEAFKEEDLQKKESLSGSNHGSISEVSRQSDRESNSTKTECLKGFVPYKRCLAEREDKSAMSFLQERESRRARVCS